Proteins found in one Mucilaginibacter gracilis genomic segment:
- a CDS encoding YhcH/YjgK/YiaL family protein, protein MIIDKLAEADKYYSLHKNYQVAFEYLKAQDLLNMEVGKYEVADGVLAIVSDKPGVTTDVAYGKFECHNKNIDIQLCIRGNETIAWKPRADCVDPRGEYSDEKDVLFYNDAPDMSFQLKGGQFAIFYPEDVHAPMIGDDLIKKLVVKVRIA, encoded by the coding sequence ATGATTATAGATAAGTTAGCAGAAGCAGACAAATACTACAGTCTGCATAAAAATTATCAAGTTGCATTTGAATATCTTAAAGCGCAAGACTTGCTTAACATGGAAGTTGGCAAATACGAAGTTGCCGACGGTGTTTTGGCCATAGTATCTGATAAACCAGGTGTTACTACTGATGTTGCTTACGGTAAATTTGAATGCCATAACAAAAACATCGATATCCAACTATGCATACGTGGTAACGAAACTATTGCATGGAAGCCCCGCGCAGACTGTGTAGACCCAAGAGGCGAGTACAGCGACGAAAAAGACGTGCTTTTTTACAATGATGCTCCGGATATGAGCTTCCAGTTAAAAGGTGGCCAGTTTGCCATTTTTTATCCTGAAGATGTTCACGCGCCAATGATAGGTGATGAT